The nucleotide sequence CGTCCCGACCGCCACAAGAACAACCATCAGTACGACGTAGGCCTGCATCGCAGTCGGGGAGATGAAGGCGGCGAGTTCGGCAAAGGGGTTACTGTCGATCATGGGCTCGGGTCTCCTCCGATCTCAGGAATACGAACACGACATCTGTGCGAGCTTTGAAGATGCAGCGGGGATAGCTTGGCGATTTCGTGTATGGGACCGCAGTTCACGGATATCTGCCGGCCACCGAACAGCGTGCACGGATTTTCCGCTGCCCTCGAACGCCTCACGTCTCCAGAACGGCCGGTCTCTTTCAGAACAGCGGGCGCCCTCGATCACGCGCGCCGCCAGAGGTCGTGCCGACTAACCGCTAGCTACAGTGTGGTCCATCGGGATGCCGCCGACAGCGGATAGTGGTGCATGGCTGTGTAGGAGATGTCTGACAATGGCTCGGTGCGGGTGCCCGCGTCGGGCCCTCGTTTCGGCGCAGCGGTGCCGCTAACGGCCGGTCGTTCCCCAAGCCGCCGCGGCAAGACCTCCGGGGTGCTTTCGAACCGCCCCGGTCTCGAATCCACCCTGACCCGCACGCCGCGCCGACGTGAGCCTCCTGCGGCGCCCCGCTGGAACGCAAAACGACACGCCTCGCCGGCGTCCAGGTCGCCCTCACGGCGCCGAGCATGAGGCGCTGAACAACCACCCCACCCCGACGTTGCCGCGCCGGATTTTTTCGGCGGCGAGGCGGGGGTAGTCGCCTGTGGCCGGTTGGCGGCGGATGCGGTTTCGCCCGAGCGGCGCTGGCTCGCGCAGAACTCAAGAGCCGCGCGCGCGCTCCTTTCCGCGCCCCGAACGCGTCGCGCGGCCGCGCGCCAACTCGACGAATGCGCGCAGGTAGTCGATCTCCACATCCGCCTCGCGCAAACCCACGAAGATCTGCTTGGCCATGCCGCGGCGACCGAGCCTGACCGCGGCGACGTCGAAGCTGTCGGCCTGCGCTTCGACGAGCCAGCGCGGCAGCGCCGCGACGCCGCGGCCGCTGGCGACCATCTGCAGCATGATGTCGGTGGTCTCGATGGTCTTGTGGCGCCGGGGGCTGACGCCGGCCGGCGTGAGGAAGCGCGTGTAGATGTCGAGCCGGTCGGTCTCCACCGGATAGGTGATGAGCGTCTCGTCGGCGAGTTGCTGCGGGCGCACGTAGGCGGCCCGGCGCAACGGGTGGCCGGGGCCGACGACGAGCACCTGCTCGTAGTCGAACACCGGCTCGAAGCGCAGGCCAGGCGCGTCGAAGGGATCGGGCGTGACGAGCAGGTCGATCTCGTAAGCGAACAGCGCGCCGACGCCGCCGAACTGGAATTTCTGCTTCACGTCGACGTCGACTGCAGGCCACGCGGCCAGGTAGGGCG is from Thiobacillus denitrificans ATCC 25259 and encodes:
- a CDS encoding LysR family transcriptional regulator; the protein is MAALERIHLEIVRAVDQHGSLTAAAETLHLTQSALSHAVRKLEDQLGLAVWHREGRSLRSTQAGAYLLSIANRLLPQLERAEAQLDQFARGERGTLRIGMECHPCYAWLLKIVSPYLAAWPAVDVDVKQKFQFGGVGALFAYEIDLLVTPDPFDAPGLRFEPVFDYEQVLVVGPGHPLRRAAYVRPQQLADETLITYPVETDRLDIYTRFLTPAGVSPRRHKTIETTDIMLQMVASGRGVAALPRWLVEAQADSFDVAAVRLGRRGMAKQIFVGLREADVEIDYLRAFVELARGRATRSGRGKERARGS